The genomic region GGATTCGCGGCGGTAATGCGCATTTTCTTCGAAGGACTCACGGACGCGAGCATCAGCGGCGACTGGGCTGACATCTTCGCCGTGGTTGCGGCGGTATCGATGAGCGTGGGGAACGTGCTGGCGCTGGTGCAGTCGAACATCAAGCGCCTGCTCGGCTACAGCTCGATAGCGCAGGCGGGCAATTTCATGGTCGGGCTGGCGGCGATTTCGGCCGCGGGCGGCCTGGAGGGGGCGGCGAGCGGCGTGCTCTTCTTCCTCGCGGCCTACGCCTTCACGAACATGGCGGCTTTCGTCGTCGTGATCGTCATATCGGACCGGACTGGCAGCGACTTGATCGCGGACTATGGCGGCATGTGGCAGCGTGCGCCCGTGCTGGCGCTGGCGTTGACCCTGGCGCTGGTCTCGCTGACTGGCATTCCGCCGACCGTGGGCTTCATCGCCAAGGTCTACATCTTCAACGCCGCCGTCGAGAGCGACCTGGTATGGCTGGTCGTGATCGCGGTGCTCAACAGCGTCGTCTCGGCCTTCTACTACCTCCGGATTGCCGGCACGATGTTTCTCGCCGAACCGAGGTCGAGGGAGAGGATCGCTACCTCCTACCCGGTCCGGCTGGCCCTGGCGGTGGCGGCGGTGGGCATCCTCGCCCTGGGCATAGTGCCCTCGCCGTTGCTGGAGGTCGCCCAGGACGCCGCGGCGGTGTTCGCCGAATAGCGGCACCCTCTGTCCTTGTCATGACCGCGCGCAGGCTTCATCGAGTGGCCGTCACGCTCCCTGCCGGCGGCGCCGGGCGCCTGACACCCGGCATGTTGCGCCGTGTCGCCAGGGCGGTGATGAGGGCGGAGCGCGTCTCGACGGAGGTGGGCGTGGAGGTGGCGCTCGCGGGAAGCGACTCCGTGCGGGAGCTCAACCGCTTGTACCGCGGGCGCGACGAACCGACGGACGTGCTGTCGTTCGCGGCCGCGGAGTCCGCGGTCGCCTTCCCCGAGACCCCAGGCGAGGCCCCCTCTCTGGGCGAGGTCGTCGTCTGCCTGGAGGTGGCGGAGGAGCAAGCCCGTGCGGCGGGCAACCCCGTCGAGGCCGAGGCGGCCCACCTCGTCGTGCACGGACTGCTGCACATCCTGGGCTACGACCACGAGGATGTCGCGGGCGCCGAGCGCATGCAGGCCAGGGAGGACGAGCTGCTCCGCGGCCTCGGCTATGCCGGCCAGTTCTCACACGGCCACTGAGCCAGATGACGATGCGTCCCCATCCTGGCAGGGGCGCGACGGATGGCCGGAGTATTGGGCTTCGCGGCCAGCGGCGATGGTTCCGGGTCCGGCCTTCGACGGCCCGCAGGCGGGCGCCGGCGGCGGACCGCGGAACGGCGCAGGCGGCTCCGGGAGTGCGGTCCGGGGCGCGGTTATACTTTCGGACGTGAGCAGCACCAGCCAGGACGTGGTGCGCCGCGTCTTCGAAGCCACGAACGCGAGGGATGTCGAAGGCCTCCGCGGGCTCTACGCGCCCGAGTTCCGCCTCAACGGTACGACCACAACCTTCGATGAGTTCGCCACGGGGTTCGGCCAGTTCTTCGCTGCCTTTCCGGACGCTCGAGGCGCGGTCGACCAGTATGTCGTCGAGGGCGGGACTGTGGCTGCTCGCTGGACGACGGAGGCCACTCATCTCGGGGACTACGCCGGGGCGCCGGCCACGGGGCGGCGTGTCTCCTGGCACGGCACCACGATGTACCGCATCGAGGGCGGGAAGGTGGTAGAGATGTGGCAGACAGCCGACCTCCTGGACCTGATGCAGCAGATCGGCGCCGTTGTCCCGGCACGACGGACGGCGGGCGGCGGCCCGATTCGCTTTCAGGTGCGTCCGTCCAGGAACGGCGACGGCGCCCCTGGCGGACCTCTCTAGTCACGAGTTCGTTACACTGCGGGGCCTAACGCCGATGCGCCCTAACATGCGCGATCCGTAGGCTGCTTACGCGCGCGAGGGGCGCGCGAGAGGGGCCGAAGGAGGTACGAAGATGCCGCAAGCGCTGGCCATGGCCTACGGCCTGGACTGGGAGACAGAGATCCGCAGCTTCTGGAGCTGGTACAAGGACGCGCGTGAAGCGATTGAAGGCGCCGAGTCCTCATCGCTGGTGCGGGAACTAGTGGCGGGCCAGGAGCAAGCGATCGAGGAGGCTGCCATCAAAGAGAGCCAGCCGGAGGTCGCGCGGCTGGTCCTGCGGGTTGCGGTCGCGCTCGTCGGGCTGCACTACGCCTCGAACCAGAAATTGCTCGCTGCCTTGCGCGAGCAAGGAGTCCTGCAGATGCCGGTCCCGGCCCCGGAGGCGCCCTAGTCCGGCTCGGCGGCTTCGTCGCGCCTGGGCCGGCGGGCGCCCTACTGCGCGCGGAAGGTGACGACGGTGCCGTTCACGTTGACCACGTAGTCCTGGCCGGATGTGAAGTTGCTGCCCAGGCTAATGCTCAGGTCGTACTGGCCGTAGATGGCGGTGCACACGGGATTGCCAGCCGGCAGCGTGTTGTAGACGGCGATTCTGATCTCGTTGCCGGAACGGCTGAGCTCGTAGCCGTCGGCCCGGGCGCAACCGCTGGGAAGGCCCGCCTTGACCTGCAGGCGGTACTGGGGCGGGAACGACTCGAGCACGGTGATCCCAGCGGCATCTATCGGCGCCAGGACGCGCACTGTGGCCTGCCCGGCACCGCTGCCCGGCGTTGGCGTGCGCCCAGGGGCAGGTGTGTCCCGGCCGGGCAGGGGCGTGCCACCTGCAGGCAGGGTGGGAGTCTCACGCGCGGGCGGAGAGGGCGTCTCTCCGATGCCGAGCCCCGGGTCGGCCGGGCGGGCGTCGGGCGTGGGGGCCATGGCCCCCTCTCCGTCCCCGTCTCCAGCCGCCCCGAAGGCCGTGTAGCCGGCGATGGCGACGACGACGGCCACGACCGCGGCTGCCAGGGCTAGCGCTCTCCTCTCCTTCACTGGGACCACCTCTCCAGCTTAGCTCTACAGTTAGGACGCCGGCGCAGGCCGCGATGTTCCCTTGCCCGGCCGGAGACAACGGGAGCATCATCACAGAGCCACGCCGACACCGATCGGGCGGGCGCGCAGTAGATGGGGAGGGCCGATGCCGGTCTCGTTTACCAGGGAAGAAGCGTATTCGTATCTCGACAGCCGCCCTGGCTGGCTGATCCTCACCACCATTGGCCGGGACGGCTATCCGCATTCGGTCCCGATCGGCTACTTCAGGGTCGGCGAGGACATCTACGTCGGCGGAAGGGAAGGCACCCAGCGGCTGAGGAACGTGGAGCGCAACCCGAAGGTCGCGGCGCTCGTCGAGAGCGGCAGTTCGATGCAGGACATACGTGGCCTCATGGTCCAGGGCGACGCCGAGGTGGTCCGCGACCCGGCTCGGGTCCTGGAACTGGTGCGTGAAGCGGCACGGCGCCGGGGCACGCCGGAGTCAGACCTGCCGAAGGAGCCAAGGCCGGGCGTGGCCTACATCCGCATTCGGCCCCGGCGCTTCATCTCCTGGGACTACACACGCTCGTAGCCTGAGGCTCTAGCGACCCGTCTGGCGCAGGAAGGCGATGATCGCCGCGTTGACCTCGTCCGGCTTCTCCTGCTGGGTCCAGTGGCCGCAGTCGCTGATGAGCACCGTCCGCACGTTGGGGACGTGGCGTTCGATGCCGGCCGCCCCCTCCGGCCGGAGAATGGGGTCTTTGTCGGTCACGATCATGAGGGTGGGCTGCTCCACCTTCTGGCCGGCGAAGTGCGGCGTGGACTCCCAGTTAGCGTCGAAGTTCCGGTAGTAGTTGATCGGCCCGCGGAGGCCGCCCCTGGCGAAAGCTTCGACGTAGACGTCGAGGTCGGCGTCGCTGATCGCGGCAGGGTCGGCGCAGATCCGCCTCATCATGCCGCCAAGCGAGCCGCGCAGGTCGCGTTCCATGTTCGCCTCGGCGACGCCCTCGGCCTGGAAGGCGAGGATGTAGTTGAAGCGGCCGTCCGGCGTGGCGCGGAAGCGGTCGGTCGGCTTCACGTCGACGCGGGGTGTGAAGGGCACGTTCAGGGCGATGATGCGCTCGAAACGGTCGGGGCGGGCGAGCGCCAGGTGCCAGGTGATGATCGCTCCCCAGTCGTGCCCGGCTACGGCGCAGCGTTCGATGTCGAGCGCGTCGAGAAGGCCGACGATGTCAGCTTCGAGCTCCTGGATCGTGTACGCGGCGATCGCGTGGGGCTTGTCTGTCTCACCGTAGCCCCGCAGGTCCGGTGCGATAGCGCGGTAGCCGGCAGCGGCGAGCGCGGGAAGTTGGTAGCGCCAGGAGAAGGCGAGTTCCGGGAAGCCGTGCAGCAGCAGGACCGGGTAGCCCTGGCCCGCTTCCAGGTAGTGCATGCGGATGCCGTTGGTCTCAGCGTAGCCGTGGCGCCAGGGTTCGGTCATGTCATGCGCTCCGGTGTCAGGGCGTCGAGGTCCAGGGCGGGGTGCCAGATTATGCCTTCCAATAGCATGTCCACATCATTGACCCGCGGCAGCAGCCGCCAGTCCAGGTGCGTGGCCATCCGCATGGCCGACACGGCGGCATCGAAGGCGTCCTCCGACGAGGCCGCTACGCGCCGGAGGTGCTCCGGCATTGTCGCAAAGTGCTCCTGCAGGTACGCAAGACGCGTGTCCAGCCTGGACTTGTTCACCGGTCCCGTAAGCAGGCGTGGGTAGATTTCGACGACGAGGGGCAAGGCGGCCGCGTCGAATGGCCAGACCGCGAAGCCGGCCTCCCGTAGCATGTGCAGCACCGGCCAACCGCGGAGCGATCCCGTGCCCACGCTCCCCGACCCGCCGACCTGGAACAACGACTTGATCGCTATGCCTCCAACCGGCGGAAGGGCGAGGTCAGAAATGCGGTAGTGGTCCTCGCGGCGGGGCAGGT from Dehalococcoidia bacterium harbors:
- the ybeY gene encoding rRNA maturation RNase YbeY; its protein translation is MAVTLPAGGAGRLTPGMLRRVARAVMRAERVSTEVGVEVALAGSDSVRELNRLYRGRDEPTDVLSFAAAESAVAFPETPGEAPSLGEVVVCLEVAEEQARAAGNPVEAEAAHLVVHGLLHILGYDHEDVAGAERMQAREDELLRGLGYAGQFSHGH
- a CDS encoding ester cyclase, which translates into the protein MSSTSQDVVRRVFEATNARDVEGLRGLYAPEFRLNGTTTTFDEFATGFGQFFAAFPDARGAVDQYVVEGGTVAARWTTEATHLGDYAGAPATGRRVSWHGTTMYRIEGGKVVEMWQTADLLDLMQQIGAVVPARRTAGGGPIRFQVRPSRNGDGAPGGPL
- a CDS encoding pyridoxamine 5'-phosphate oxidase family protein: MPVSFTREEAYSYLDSRPGWLILTTIGRDGYPHSVPIGYFRVGEDIYVGGREGTQRLRNVERNPKVAALVESGSSMQDIRGLMVQGDAEVVRDPARVLELVREAARRRGTPESDLPKEPRPGVAYIRIRPRRFISWDYTRS
- a CDS encoding alpha/beta hydrolase codes for the protein MTEPWRHGYAETNGIRMHYLEAGQGYPVLLLHGFPELAFSWRYQLPALAAAGYRAIAPDLRGYGETDKPHAIAAYTIQELEADIVGLLDALDIERCAVAGHDWGAIITWHLALARPDRFERIIALNVPFTPRVDVKPTDRFRATPDGRFNYILAFQAEGVAEANMERDLRGSLGGMMRRICADPAAISDADLDVYVEAFARGGLRGPINYYRNFDANWESTPHFAGQKVEQPTLMIVTDKDPILRPEGAAGIERHVPNVRTVLISDCGHWTQQEKPDEVNAAIIAFLRQTGR